A region of the Cherax quadricarinatus isolate ZL_2023a unplaced genomic scaffold, ASM3850222v1 Contig3739, whole genome shotgun sequence genome:
CGGGAACCCTGCAAATTATGAACATTAtatatgaacatatatatatgtgtgcgaggggcttggacttgcgtgagcgtgtttgataggagtgaatggagacaaatggtttttaatacttgacgtgctgttggagtgtgagcaaagtaacatttatgaaggggttcagggaaaccggcaggccggacttgagtcctggagatgggaagtacagtgcctgcactctgaaggaggggtgttaatgttgcagtttaaaaactgtagtgtaaagcacccttctggcaagacagtgatggagtgaatgatggtgaaagtttttctttttcgggccaccctgccttggtgtcagtcggccagtgtgataataaataaaataaatatatgtatatatatatatatatatatatataaatatatacatttatatatatatatgtactgtatatatatatatatatatatatatatatatatatatatatatatatatatatatatatatatatatatatatatatatatatatatatatattataataataataataaatatgttcCTCTTTGACACATGACGTGTTTGCCTCAACTTATCCAAGAAACCAAAAACTACATAAAAAGAATATAGTTTTTAATTTGTAATTCCCTTCCAGAAAATGCATTAAGTTCTTAGTCCGCCAAGTGATACAGTCATGTATATAAACCACCTTCTTCAACTGACCTAAATTCTGCATAGATTATTTTTGTTAAAGCACAATTTGTCAACGTTAATCTTGTTTAggttattcatattattatttttacgatAATCAATTTATTTTCTCTTACGTCATAACCACTACAAGTATTTTAACAAATTGTCTTACCAAAACAATCCAGAAATGTCATAAACATTAATcactgttattttttttatattttatttaaaaacatacAATACATTAACTAAACAAAGTATACAGAATCAGTTCATCGGCAGACAATATAAAGTCATCGTTGTGGAAACACTGTGCCATGCAGTAATGTCAAAATATATACACTTCATTCAGGCAATAGATGTATACTGCCATGATACATAATTCCATTGCAACAAAATATAAATCTGCAAGTAAGACAAAATACAGTAGTATATTCATGTCGATCTAGAAACACTGGCGGATTCcaggataatgaccatggaaaagaatgtgataatggggggtcagcataacctcagggctgtcagggtacaagtttaatatgtttaatcatcccccaaggggatagagagacttattcctGTGTATTACTAAGTAGAAACAGAagcagtacaaaggattcaggtgactgggtggCGGATTCCgggataatgaccatggaaaagaatgtgataatggggggacagcataacctcagggctgtcagggtacaagtttaatatgtttaatcatcccccaaggggatagagagacttatttctgTGTATTACTAAGCAGAAAAAGGTAgataatgatcacttctgactccccaaactctatcaccctgatagatgggagaggcagtacaaaggattcaggtgactgggtacaagctTGCCATCTCCGAGGGAGTTCCCCGGTCTGCAACTCATTGACACAACTGTTGCTACTTCACAATACTGCTGGGTTCAAAGAATGCGGTAATGGAGGGCAGCTGGTCTCCGAGGGAATGTTGCTAGTCCGCCTGTACCTCAGCAAAAAAAGGTTCTTCCAGGTACTACGGTACCGTTTATTCTCGCGGCTGCTAGATCTTTCCAGGTGGGGAGGCTTAAAGCAGTGAGAAAGGTCATCTAGGGAAGTCCTTTGTGCTGATAGAGCTCTTCTAGGTACTTTGACATATATTTTCCTCTTACCCACTCTCAGATGGGGAGAGGCTTAAGTGGTgtgatattgtttatatatatagtatatttgtTTAGACTAAAGAAGATAGTAATATATAGTTATAtgtaaagaaaaaataaaaatcagagtttggcaatatttttattaattcacATACAAAAGGGCAAAAGCTGCGCAAAGTTTTTTAGCACCGGCAAAGGGGCGAAACTGTGCAAGTTTTAGTGGTTAGACTGAATGACTGAGCTCCTGTTCACTTTCTGTAAGATTGATAACCTCCCGCTCGAAAATGATTTCCTTTTCAGGTACGTCATATCCCGCCTTTACTCCATCTCCCGCCTTTACTCCATCTGCTGCCTTTACTCCATCTGCTGCCTTTACTCCATCTCCAGTCTGTACTCTGACATCGGGCGTTTTCCCTTCCTTCTCCGACTGGTTGTTAGGGTCTGCTTCAAGGTCGCCAGTTTGTTCAGCACCTGCTGCGGCAGTGACCTCAACAGAGTCATCAGATTGAGCAGTAGCAAGCGTAGAGAGGTCCACAACGAGGTCATCAGACTGACATGAGGGAAGGCTCTGCGTTTCATCGTTGTCGAGATCTGGTTCTTTCTTCATAGGCTCCTCTATATCAGATGAACTGTTCCCATCTTCCACAGGCTGTAAGTCATAAAGAGAACATATTTATCACTTTCAAATAAAGGAGTGGGACTCGTCTCTAATCTACCAAAGGAGGGAAACATAGAAGACATACCCTTTCCTGAGGAAGTCTATGTTTGCGTTTCCTGCTATCATCACAATGACACCGGTTTAGGAGTTTGATGCCGGCGTGTTCCTTCCCTTCCAATCTACCAGCCGATAAAATCAAAACTTTACAAATTCTGACTGGCCCAGTGAAAACTGTTGAAGAAAAAGGAGActcaactttaaaattattataagtctcttgcgctcgtttgtttcgttaatattcaaagagaagtatccaatctaccagccgataaaatcaaaactttacaaattctgactggtccagtgaaaactgttgaaaaaagagactcaactttaaaaattattataagtctcttgcgctcgtttgtttcgttaatattcaAAGAGAAGTTTTAGCAAAATAAATGTCTCGCTTACCAGAATCGAGAATGTCTgcttccttcaccatgatgagAGTAAAGGCTATGGAGAGGTCAGCCTCTATCTTTTGCGGGGAAGACAGCTTCAGCGGGCTCTTATATACAGCTCAGAGAGGACCTTACCAGCCAGGAGGGGTATTTGGGGGATACTCTCGTCAGAGGTGACCTTCCTCACAGAGGGAAGCACAAATGTAACCTTGACTACTTAGGCAAAATGTAATTTCACAGGGAGGCAACATTTTAAAATTCTCTCTAGCATATGCTATCACTAATCTGTCATTGATAAAAAGCGATTTTTccgagaaatttaaaaaaaaaaatataaagctcTTTCTAATCCCACAAGG
Encoded here:
- the LOC138852077 gene encoding uncharacterized protein → MVKEADILDSVFTGPVRICKVLILSAGRLEGKEHAGIKLLNRCHCDDSRKRKHRLPQERPVEDGNSSSDIEEPMKKEPDLDNDETQSLPSCQSDDLVVDLSTLATAQSDDSVEVTAAAGAEQTGDLEADPNNQSEKEGKTPDVRVQTGDGVKAADGVKAADGVKAGDGVKAGYDVPEKEIIFEREVINLTESEQELSHSV